The sequence below is a genomic window from Armatimonadota bacterium.
AGAATGGCACCAAGACCAAAACAGATTGCGCAGAAGACAAAGATGAAGGTGTAGCCGAGGGGAAAATAGTGAACGATCGGCTCTCCGTGGGGATTGGGAGTTATTTTTGAGCCGGGCCATGCCAGCAGAACGCCAGCGATTGGTGCCGCGATCGTTTGCGGCAAGGTCATTGCGATATGCCATACCGCCATATCTTTGCCAGCCTTTTCCTTGTCGGGAAGGACGTCCGTACCAAGAGCGTAGTCCACACTGATGTAGGCCCCATAGCCCAATCCAAAGATGGCGGCCACTGCAAGCACGAGAGGTATTCCGTTGCACAGAACAAAGAATGGCGTCACGATCGAAATAATCGCATTCGAAATGTAAACGACTCGTTTCTTACCGATGCGGTCCGACAAGACGCCGCCGTAGATCCCAGTTATGCTCGAAACGACAAGGATGAGCCCGAAGACTTTTGGCACAACACCTCCTACGTCGTCGGGCGAGACGCCAACAATATCCACAAGGTATAAGCTGACATAGCCTAAAATTGCGTAAAAGCCGAGCATCACCAGGAAGCGGGTAATCCAAACCCAGGCGAAGTTAGGATATTTCTTCGGGCTTATCCAAAGTGAGCGAACGTAATTGGCGAAGTCGAATGGAGGCTTGGTCGTAATTGGGGTTTCTCGAATACAGAAGTATGAAATTCCTGCAAACAAGAGCAAGACGACCCCAATGACAGCGTATCGAGCCACTTCGAGATGCGGACGAATCACGATTCCGATCGTAACCATTCCAAAGAGGGTCCCTAATTGGGACATCAGAGCCATAAACCCCGACGCTTTCCCATGTTCGGACTTAGGTACCACATCAGGAATCACGCCCATGTAGGCACCCGAAGCGATGTTATTGCCAATCTGGACAACGGCGTAGCCGACCAAGTAAGCGTATACCGATTTGATCGACGTGGCAGCCACAGCCATAAAGAGAAGGCCAATGAAATTGATGATCGCCCCGACCGCGATGTATGGCTTTCGTC
It includes:
- a CDS encoding MFS transporter is translated as MESSLEVNSNSSPSESSDYSSPYGNRPLTVLEHLIISGFWFATNFQWGAILAILIPEDMRRLAGSNLSTLTGIVIGLGALPALIVPLISGPVSDRCTSKAGRRKPYIAVGAIINFIGLLFMAVAATSIKSVYAYLVGYAVVQIGNNIASGAYMGVIPDVVPKSEHGKASGFMALMSQLGTLFGMVTIGIVIRPHLEVARYAVIGVVLLLFAGISYFCIRETPITTKPPFDFANYVRSLWISPKKYPNFAWVWITRFLVMLGFYAILGYVSLYLVDIVGVSPDDVGGVVPKVFGLILVVSSITGIYGGVLSDRIGKKRVVYISNAIISIVTPFFVLCNGIPLVLAVAAIFGLGYGAYISVDYALGTDVLPDKEKAGKDMAVWHIAMTLPQTIAAPIAGVLLAWPGSKITPNPHGEPIVHYFPLGYTFIFVFCAICFGLGAILLRNVKGVS